The Plasmodium vinckei vinckei genome assembly, chromosome: PVVCY_14 genome window below encodes:
- a CDS encoding histone-arginine methyltransferase CARM1, putative — protein MKEENIEIQEITEKIDNIIATANDDSQNKRKDEFVDDEYAYSLCDNYKSKKTRNVVIYLLSKDINVLYFKDEYKNIILINFLRWCQLNNLNVKKYHDIFLKHDISLLIQNNETYLNFFLKPIINNDRLLWDINAETFNNFNLQFDIMSQSRNEKDDSINTIYNNTPLVYDQTLKLKLNEFIVNSSDDDSYFSSDDTNSVYAYSDKSESLDPDDMLDDYKKTKNLDIKSVSMNNYNNIDKKNEVDITPLSDKLSTINNGIANNSEEGNKNISSNFIIDSNNMQDSNFSATKKNANNIKKGILSSMNNININHLVNTIVNKDDDEIFDNIYNETNDTNELVDKFVSTFENKNEQVKSLCKKVSSMEKIIKHLINEIIKRDIIINREQSIETKNEHIEDNKIFDKNVLDNTKYYGINKIMENNNTRVGKKINSSRNYNSSDKSHICSDEDYDMCSNVANHPGSDDENRNEKNNNDKTKSTDDYYFDSYNHTSIHRTMILDKVRTNSYYEFITKNKEIFKDKIVLDIGCGSSIISLFCSDYAKIVVGIDNAEKILNKAQKITKENHAKNIYLFQGKLEDHDIYIDKEEKNIYYINKSENIENYKKTNNITSELKILKFDIIISEWMGYFLFYECMINTIIYAKYMYLKEDGYIFPNIVHLYLAGYNDSDYINNNFLIWDKPMYNKNFSQLKPNSKQFVQTAKIVNADKNNISTDIVKFATINMYTFNKNDHLYVNSKFKIKINPDKMVTTLCFYFDCEFHMFSYSESMKNTYEINNMSKSGNVVTLSTSILSEKTHWKQTLLHIYFPNYNIANIITNNNNDDNYLSGNIYISQTSNKSRNVNILLDIDKNKNINVNESCNCYYSID, from the coding sequence AtgaaagaagaaaatatcgAGATCCAAGAAATAACTGAGAAGATAGATAATATAATTGCAACAGCGAATGATGATtcacaaaataaaagaaaagacGAATTTGTGGATGATGAGTATGCATATAGTTTATGTGATAACTacaaaagtaaaaaaacaCGAAAtgttgttatatatttgttaagTAAAGATAttaatgtattatatttcaaggacgaatataaaaatattatattaattaatttccTAAGATGGTGTCAattaaacaatttaaatgttaaaaaatatcatgatatatttttaaaacatgatatttctttattaatacaaaataatgaaacatatttaaacttttttttaaaaccaataattaataatgatagATTATTATGGGATATAAATGCAGAAACttttaacaattttaatctACAATTTGATATAATGTCTCAAAGcagaaatgaaaaagatgaCAGTATCAATACTATTTATAACAATACACCCCTTGTTTATGACCAAACATTAAAGTTAAAACTTAACGAATTTATAGTTAACTCTTCAGATGACGattcttatttttctaGTGACGATACAAATTCAGTTTATGCTTATTCAGATAAAAGTGAATCTCTTGACCCTGATGATATGCTTGATGATTATAAGAAAACCAAAAATCTTGATATAAAATCAGTCTCTATGAATAATTACAACAATAtcgataaaaaaaatgaagtaGATATTACACCTTTGTCAGACAAATTAAGCACAATCAATAATGGTATTGCTAATAATAGTGAAGAaggtaataaaaatatctcatccaattttattattgattcaaataatatgcaAGATTCCAATTTTTCTgcaacgaaaaaaaatgctaataatataaaaaagggaatATTATCAAGCATgaacaatattaatattaatcaTTTAGTAAATACAATTGTAAACAAAGATGATGATGAAATATtcgataatatatataacgaAACAAATGATACAAATGAGCTAGTAGACAAATTTGTAAGCacatttgaaaataaaaacgaaCAAGTAAAAAGTTTATGCAAAAAAGTTAGTAGTATGGAAAAAATCATAAAGCatttaattaatgaaattattaaaagagatataataataaatagagAGCAAAGTATAGAAACCAAAAATGAGCACATagaagataataaaatatttgataaaaatgtattagataatacaaaatattatggtatcaacaaaattatggaaaataataatacgagagtaggaaaaaaaataaatagttcTCGTAATTATAATTCTAGCGATAAAAGCCATATATGCAGCGACGAAGATTACGACATGTGCAGTAATGTTGCAAACCATCCAGGAAGCGACGACGAAAATAGGAAtgaaaagaataataatgataaaacgAAGAGCACAGATGATTACTATTTCGATAGTTATAACCATACGAGTATACACAGAACTATGATCCTTGATAAAGTTCGAACAAATAGTTATTATGAATTTAtaactaaaaataaagaaatatttaaagatAAAATTGTCTTAGATATAGGTTGTGGGTCTTCTAtcatatctttattttgctCTGATTATGCTAAGATAGTTGTTGGTATAGATAATgcagaaaaaatattaaataaagcccaaaaaataacaaaagaGAACCAtgctaaaaatatatatttatttcaggGAAAATTAGAAGACCAtgacatatatattgacaaggaggaaaaaaatatatattatataaataaaagcgAAAATAtcgaaaattataaaaaaacaaataatataactagcgaattaaaaatattaaaatttgatattattatttcagaATGGATGgggtattttttattttatgaatgTATGATAAAtactataatatatgctaaatatatgtatttaaaagaaGATGGATATATTTTCCCAAACATTGTACACTTATATTTAGCGGGGTATAATGATTcagattatataaataataattttttaatatgggATAAACCTATGTATAACAAAAACTTTTCACAGCTTAAACCAAATAGTAAACAATTTGTACAAACTGCTAAAATCGTAAATgctgataaaaataatatatctacTGATATAGTTAAGTTTGCaactataaatatgtacacatttaataaaaacgatcatttatatgttaattcaaaatttaaaataaaaattaatccTGATAAAATGGTAACGAcattatgtttttattttgattgtGAGTTTCATATGTTTTCATATAGTGAAAGCATGaaaaatacatatgaaataaataatatgagcAAATCAGGTAATGTTGTCACATTATCAACAAGTATTTTATCTGAAAAAACGCATTGGAAACAAACacttttacatatatatttcccaAATTACAATATTgcaaatattataactaATAACAACAATgatgataattatttatctgggaatatatacatatcaCAAACAAGCAACAAATCAAGAAATGTCAACATATTGTTGgatatagataaaaataaaaatataaacgtGAATGAATCGTGtaattgttattattcAATAGATTAA